The Aythya fuligula isolate bAytFul2 chromosome 5, bAytFul2.pri, whole genome shotgun sequence sequence caaaacaaaataaaaatggagaaaagcaaaaagcacgTCTGGGAGGATGCGCCAAGCAGAGAGCTCGTTCATTGGCAGGCAGGACAGCCGGGGGGGGGACCTGGAGCACATGCCAGGCTCGGATGTGACGTGGCGTGGTGACATCCCAATCCTACACATTCGTCAGCACTGGACCTGCTGGAAGTGCCTCCAGGAGCACGTCTCACTCTGTCCTTGTCTCCATTATGGGGTTTTCTGGGCTGCGATGCTGTTTGTCACGTCTGTATAACCTCTGCATGGTGGAAGGGGGGCTGTTGGTGACACAACAGGGACACCATTGGGAAGTGGGACACACTCAAGGTCATTTCCAAGTGGCTTTGCTTGGCCAAAGGGTTTGGCATTTTTGCAATTGTCTCCACACTGGAGAATAAACTCCTGATACAATGATTCATTAGACAGTGAATCTGGGGGGAtgtccttctcctccccacttGCACAAGCATCTGTGGATGCACCTATGTGCTGCTCTgtcagccccagcacctctcctcccAAACCATGGCCAGGTGACAGCCTCAGGAGGGCTGATGCACACAGCTGGAGCCTGTGgacagagcctgcagcaggagcaccaGCATCACCCAGCAAAAAGGCTGGGACATAGCGCTGTGTGTGACAAGAGGCAGAGTGAGAAATGCCAGAGAAAATATCAGAGCTGAAGCTCTTTCCAGGTGGATTTCCTATGAGAAGCATTTCTCCAGGTAgataaaaaagggaagagatggTTCAAAGGCAGTTTCCTTATCACTGAAAGTAGAAAGGGCAGCTTGCTGGTAGCAGTGACCTTCAATTTCCGTTCTTACTACTACGAGGCCCAGCTCTTCGTAATCTCCAGTAAATGCTAGTGCTGTAGCTCAGGGTAATAAAAGACTATCTGCAAGCACAAGTGGCCATTTCAGCCTGAATGCCATGATTTGTAAGTGCGTGCTGTAGACTTAGTATGAAATGAGCATGTCAGCATCAATCAGGGCCGAGGTCTCAGTCATTTATCACTGTTGCTGCAAAATAAAGAtcttccaaatatttatattgccAGGATAGGGCTTGGGAACatcacatcattttaaaatcatgagCCGTAGCCTAAACCATCTCCTGAGCTCATTAGACATGAGCAAATATCTGTGGCACTCCAAGGGGCCAGTAAATACCGTGTATTTCAGGGCAGCACTTGGAAAGCCACTGGTGTTCCCACGCCCTCAGCCAAAATCCTCATTTACTGGGAAGTACTGAGTCACAACCCgtccccagcagccaggccaTGGGGCTGGGTCCTCCCCCAAAATGCAGGTTAACATCTCAAGGTAGTTGTGATCTGGAGACCAGGCCTAATCCAGGTCCCACATGGGCTTGAGACGAGACTCAAAGATCTGTGTCTTAGGTGGTGGGACCCAAGCAACATGGCCAACACTCAAGAGACCGGATAACGTCTTTGGgggactttttttcccctttgtaaCCAGACTAAACACCTACGTGATGTCCAGGAGCTGAGAACGTGCTCCACATAGGGTCACGTCCAGGAAGATGACTGCTGGggagaaataaacacaaacacacacatttctaaCCACTACCCTGACCTGCAGTGCCCAAGTTGGACTTGGAGCACCCTTATTTGGCTGCATCCCTGGGAGCCCAGTGAAGGACCAGATTACTGTaaatgactgcttttttttttttttttttttccccccagccctTCATGATTGTTTCATGGCAGTTTACAACACACAGTGGTAACACACTGAGTCAGTTGGACGAAACATTTTCAAGCTGCTTAGGAAAAAAGAGTCTTAGTCAGATAAATATTAGTAAATTGAGCAACGGGGGCTACGTGATATTGCTGATTAATACATGGCTTGCGTACAGCATGAAAAAGTCTCCTCACAGATTGAGCAAAGATGCTTCCTCTGCCGCCCTTGTTTAAATTAGCCCCCAAACCAGCTGAaaagctccagccctgctgtgttTCGTTTGCTGCAATCATTAAACAAGCTGCCTTGGTGGCCTCTGTCTGCCTTGCTGAGACCCCTCCAGGGTCCTCCCCACAGAGGGAGCAGTGCCCAGCACGTCTCCAGGGTGGGTTGGGGGGGCTGGTGGTCCCAGGAGGTTTGTGAAGGGAGAGGATGATAAGAAACTGTAAGCAAGACTTTCATGGGTATCTTGTGGAATGCtctcattatatatatatatatatattatacatacatatatatgtatattatatatgtatattttatacacatatataatatatattatataaattatatataacatataatataaatatatatttatatattatttaatatatatatattaaggaATATGAGCATGTGAAAAaatgagcaaaggaaaaaaatgtgaaaagcatgaagaaatacTGCTCCTCACAACTGTTCTGCAGTAGTAACCCAGACCCCCAGTTTgcagcttattttttattttttaatgcaagttaTCAGGGGACCTAGTACTCACTAATCTATAGAAGCCTGTGGATAGAGCTACGCTcctagaaataataaaacttggAGGGCAGCAGTTTATGATGCGAGAGCATATGTTTCTCCATTACTAATTGACTTCAGCTGGCAGGATTACAACCTCAAGCCTGTAAACAGGCTCTTTTCCCCCTACAGATGTcatgtttaaataaaaggaaatcattataattaaaaaaaaaaagtcatatggCCTCGATTCTCCACTTCCTTCTGTTGCTGAGATGTAATGCCAGCTGAATTGGTGGTCCCTCACCAGGCCAGGGATGTGCACATCTCTGGAATTACAGTTAAGTGGCAACGGGAATAACAGCATGACACCAGTGGAAACGCTGATACCCTGCAGAGCATGAGTAAGAGCTGATGTGTTTGGGGGCAGATCCTGACCTGGGCAAGCTGGGTGCATTGCTACAACCCACTCAAGACCCCAGGAAAGGGTGagtggggagagctgcagggatgaTAAATCACTAAGCTTCCCCCTtgccctccctctcccttttttttttcatttttcctcagcATGAGCCCCATCCCTTGAACACAGAGGGAGCCATCAGGCCAATGAGCACACAGGCCAGTGGGGGGGCATATGAAACCCCAAAGTCTGAAACAATGAGCAAAATCCCTGGTCTGGAGCATGCACTGAATTAAGAAACACACACTATGGCAGAGCCAGCAACCCTCCCGTCACTTGGGAGAGGGCTGAAACCATACCTCTGTGCCATGTtggctttgaaaatattcttaccAAAGCAGAAGTTGCTTTAGGGTGATGCAAAGGATGGTAGCAGCATCTCTGCTGAACACTGAAAGTGGGAGATGGGCATGTGGAAATAGGCTCTGGCATGTGAATGCCGATGCATTGCCCTGGAGCTGCCCATGCTGCCTGCCTTGCTGCatccccaccacctccccaaTGCTTAGCACTGccaactgatttatttttatttatttttgtttatttttatttatttttgtttattttagttttattctaAGAGTAGGGAGACCCATATGCGCACAAGCCGCTCCATGACACTTGGGAAGATCACGCTTGCCTTGTATTTCTTACTGTCTCTCCAGGCGCTGAAGATGAATTGAGCCCTCCATTGTAAACTCCTTGTGAGTTCCTCACTTAATTTATTaatctgtgttattttaaaaggagtcaatatgcacatttcttttctttctcccaagCAAAGCAAtaggctttttgctttttcctacACAAAGATCAGCCACTGCAGCACATGGTAGGGCTAGGGCTGTGCTCCTTCAGTGCAAGCTGTGGGAGTTTTTTCCCAGGCCAGGATGCTCTGAGGTCTCCAAAGCTCTCAGTTCTTCCCTGACACGTGCTCCCATAGGAAATGTTCCGTGATTGTATTTTGCTGCCTGGTTTGGGGTCAGTTAGAGTCACCTTTGCTTTGCTCTCTGCCTCGGTAAGGGCAAAACAGCATTAAGACCTGCTTTTGCATGGTCACCATGCCAAAGACATACATGTAGAATTAAGGTATTTTAATGCACTGGGCTTTCCTTTTATGTGGTTATCCACTTAGCAAGCCCATGCTAATAAAAAGGGGAGAGTTCTTATAGTGGCCATATGTTGGAAGCCAGGGTCCCAGTGCTGCAAGAACCTTTCTCTACACtgtaagcaattttttttttttttttttttcccagcagtgtTCTGAGTTGGTCAGTGCTCAAACCAGCTGGAGGCTGTGACAGCTGAGGCTCTGATTTTTTTGATGTGATGGATGAGTACAGAAGATCGCTTAGGTGATAGCCTAAGCAGGAAGACGAACACCAAAGCGGGCAGCTGACCCTGCACCACAGATGTGAgcttcatttaaaagcaaatttttttatatgtatttatttttttattttttttttcaattttctggaCCTTTTGAAGCAAGGTGTGCACAAACATGCCACGTCCTGCAGCTTTCCAAACCGGGAGCTTTCCTCCAGATGTTCCTTGTATGCTCCCAGCttgctgccttttctgtttcatctctTTTTGAAGTGGTGTCCCATTTCCTGCACACAAAGACCCTTCCCTGGTGCACTGGGGAGCCCTacttaaaataatagtaaaatttCAACTTAGGATCCAGCTCTGCTCCTACCTAGCTGAGATCCCTTGTTCTTTAAGGGGTCTTTTGTGCAGGAACTTTGCTGCTTTACAGGCCGGAATGGCATTTGTCTGGAAAATGCCACCATGGACCCTTTCCCTTGCTGAAGGCAGCCACGAACCCGGCAGAAGTGAGCCACCCAGGTTGCTGCTTGCTGCAATGCCGGCTTGGGCGAAGCAGCGTGGGGTGTAAAGAGGTTGGCAAAACTCATGGGGTGCTAGGGACGGTGGGCTagcttcagctgcctgctgctcgcctcCTAAAGCCCCAGCTTCACTCCCTGCCCCGTGGGGCTGAGGGCTGGCAAACCGCGCAGCCTTCCCgagtggggggggggagtgggtTTAGCATAGTGGGGGGGTGAAAAAAAGGGGCGAAGGCGGCGATTTCAGGGGACGACGCAAAAAAACAAGGAGCTGGGGAGTCGGCCGAGCCGGGGTGGGCACCCAAGCGTGGTGGGGTCTCCGCAGGGCCCCCCCGCTTCGGAGCAGcgcggcccggggggggggcgggcgggaggcGGAGCGGCGAGGGGGCGGCGGGCCGGGCTCCCCGGGGGAGGCACCGGAAGGCGGCCGGCGCTGATTCATTGCAATAAATCGGTCCTGAGCGGCACGGCTCGCTCATCGTCGCCACAGCCCCAGCCGGAGCCACAGCTGGAGGAGCCGCAGCCGCCGcggaggaagggagggagggaagaaggagaaaagcaagggGAAAGGATGAAGATGCAAGCCGAGGTGATCCGCGAGGGCGAGCTGGAGAAGCGCAGCGACAGCCTTTTTCAGCTGTGGAAGAAGAAGCTGGTGGTGCTCACCAAGGACAGCCTGAGCCTCTTCCCCGACGGGCACAAGCGGGCCAAGGGCAAGGAGCTGGGCTTCGGCTCCATCCTCAAGGTGGACTGTGTGGAGCGCACGGGCAAGTACATCTACTTCACCATTGTCACCAAGGACCGCAAAGAGATTGACTTTCGGTGCCCGGACCAGAGCTGCTGGAACGCCTCCATCACCATGGCCCTCATCGACTTCCAGAACAAGCGGGCCATCCAGGACTTCAAGAGCCGCCAGGAGATGGAGCAGGCGGCGGGCACCCAGGAGCGGCGGCTGGCCCGGGCGCCCTGAGCCCCCCGCCCGCCacccggcacggcccggcacggccccagGTGAGCCCGAGCCCCCTGCGCTCCGTCTGGCTGCCAAGGGGTTGCCCGCATCGCCGGGTCCCCCCAGGCCGGGTATTTCGGGTGGGTGCGGGCGGCGAGGGACTGCCAGGGCAGAAATGGCACTTGGCGGTGCTTTCCACGCAGAGTTCCCTATGGAAACCCCCAAGCATGCGATGAGGGCTGGACGCTGCCTCCCATTTGGGAGCgcttatttttctatttccacCACCCAGTGCGTTTCACTAACCTGCTTTCTCTCGCTGCCCTTAGAGCATGCCGCTGGATGATATACCAGAGCAAGTGTCTTGGACTGAAATGGGACAGGGTACCAATGAAGGAAAGCGAAGAAGATAGCTGGAAGCAGCTTGGTTTTCTCCAAGCCTGTCGAGGCTGCTGAGCAAAGAGCCCCAAGCTTTGCCTgagatgcattttgaaaaagaaaaaccaaagaCTTCCATACAGGACTTCTAGCCAGGCGTCCACGTGTGTTGAGTGGCACGACTTCGCAAACGATTATCTTCTATTTATGAGACGCAAGGAAGATTCAACACTGACTGGTGGTGTTAAAcacaatttaaattatttgtagtatctatatttgtatttattttgatgaatGTCTTTTGGCAGTTATTCGTCTTAATATTGCTTTTGCATTAATATGTCCATTCCAAATAAATTACTTGAAATGTTCACTTTTTATTACTATAGTCTGTGGTGCAGTAACTTTTGTGGACGTGTATCTGTGGTGTGGGCAGCGGCTTGAAAGGACTGGGCAAGCACCATTTTGGTGGCCTGGACTGGGCAGTGGGAGGTGGAGGAACTTGAGGTAACCCATCTGTATCTGAGAACAGGGAGGGAAAGAGTGTTGAGGGCCAGCACTGGCCAGCAGTGGAAATACAAAAGCCTTCCACGTGCTCGGTAAGGGCTCTTTCGGAAGCATTTTCCCGTGTAATTGAGTAATGGCAGCTAAAGACGGCGCAAGAGCTCCCTGCAATTGTAAAATGCTTCTGCATACTCCTAATGCCCTTTGCCTTCCCCCTGCTGTCCCATAGcttcctgctgggctggggcagtgaCCTGGATTTCAGCCTAATGCAGTGCTGGAGCTCCACAGGATTGCTCACCTTTACAACATAGCAAGCCAAACTCCTCTCCTCTTATCTGCCTGCAGTGACGCGGTGCCTAGGTCAAGTTAAATTACCTGGGAAGGAGTAAGATGGTCTTTTCCTACAGAGCCCATAGATCAAGCAGCTgctcttttatatatatatttttttgggaCAAAATTATTGAAGATTTATCTCATGAGACTCAATAATCACTAGTGAAGTATTCCCTACTAATGCTCCGAAAATTGATCGCTTCATTTGGGTaattcccctcccctcccccagtATCAGGAAATTCTTGCAGGAGAGGTTATAGTAGAGGAAGCTATTTAATTACAAGCAGCCTGTAGTAAGAGCAAGAGAGGCTCAGTACAGGGAATAAAAATCACTCCAGGAGGAGGGTCAGGGccacagcagggccaggcaTCCTCTTCatgctctgctggcagctgtgacCAGCAGCCTCATGCACCGTCGTGGCTTTCCATGCTTTAATGGTGGACGTAGCAAGCATTTGGCCACAACATCTGAAAGCCTTTAGCCCTGGCTCCCCTCTAACATAAGAACAACAGAGACACGGTTAGTAGAGTGATAATGCACTGCTGCCCAAATGTCAGTGCGTTCTACCCCCATTTTCCTTGTTAGTattgagggaagaaaaaaaaagcccaaaccgAGCAGAGGGTCTGGCTGTTAATCCCCTCAGTTTCCGCGAATCCAACGCAGGAATGCTGACTTAGAGCAGCTGGGGCtcgggagctgctgctgagtgtTTGCAATGGCAGCGGCAGCTTGTGGGGCACGCGGCCCCCTGCTATTCCAAGCCggtctgcctgctgctggccttgatGTCAGGTCTTTCTTGTGCCAAGGGCAAAGAAACACAAGGAGCTGTTGAAAGTGCTTTATTCCACATTTGTGGCctcaaaaagaaagcacaatGCCACTGTCTTCTTTATTGCTATGGGAAAAGTAAGAGGGAAGCTTTGGTGTATCTGAATTAGTGGGCTTTCTGCTCTCTCAGTGGGATTTTACTCTTTAAAAGGTAAACAAACAACCCGATATTAACGATTAGCTGCAAATAGCCGAAGGAGTGGACTCCAAATCGTTTGTACAACACACCGCCGATGGTTGGGCCCACCGTCCGTGTCAGGGGCTGGACCGACGCGCAGATCCCCAGCATGGTACCTAGGAGAGACAGCAGAGATAGGCACACATCAGGGCGAGGGCGAGTTTTGGGAGGGAGGTGTGTGGGAGCCCCTTTGTCCCTGCTGGCCTTCCCCCTGCAGCGGTAGGAAATCACTTCAAATAATCTCTCGCATTCCTTTATAGAAGTCCAATTAGGGTTCGTTAAGTCTAAGGCCTCCTGGAGGCATGGGGACGAGTTTCCACCAGAAGCCAGCTCAGCTCTTTGCCACCGCGATGCAGATGGTCGTAACGCTGCCCAAAAGGCAAACCGATGCTCACCGCCACCTTAGCCAGGGTCCAAGGATGCTTTGGACACTGGAAGGTGTTCCTGAACTCAACCGGGCTGCCAAGTAGAGCACAGGCTGGGGACGGAGATGTTGCTTCTAGGAGCACACTGACGCCTTCCAAAGCGAAGCACACCGTCTTCTGATATCATGATTAGCAGCAGTGGGTACTCAAGAGGCTCCCATCCCACCAAGCAGTAATCACCATTTCTTCTCTTGCATAATACTGCTCTTGAGAGCTTATCAGGAGCAAGAAACTTAGGTCGAACTATGTCTTTAAGACTAAATAGCTAAAAGCACAGCTAGAGACCAAACCCCCTTGAGGTTAACCCCCCACACCCTTGCGAACAGAGCGAACAGAGCGGATGTTTCAATTTGGATGGAAATGGGAGCCTTTCACCTGGCTCGGCCGGttctccttccagcagcttGCACATTTGCATGGTTAACAGGAGcccaggggaaggggaagca is a genomic window containing:
- the PHLDA2 gene encoding pleckstrin homology-like domain family A member 2 gives rise to the protein MKMQAEVIREGELEKRSDSLFQLWKKKLVVLTKDSLSLFPDGHKRAKGKELGFGSILKVDCVERTGKYIYFTIVTKDRKEIDFRCPDQSCWNASITMALIDFQNKRAIQDFKSRQEMEQAAGTQERRLARAP